In Malus sylvestris chromosome 16, drMalSylv7.2, whole genome shotgun sequence, the following are encoded in one genomic region:
- the LOC126607436 gene encoding probable beta-1,4-xylosyltransferase IRX10: MRSQMWVLAVLVVCGFACGVGADQTVRTERISGSAGDVLEDNPVGRLKVYVYELPSKYNKKILQKDPRCLNHMFAAEIYMHRFLLSSPVRTHNPEEADWFYTPIYPTCDLTPTGLPLPFKSPRMMRSAIQLISTNWPYWNRTEGANHFFVVPHDFGACFHYQEEKAIKRGILPLLQRATLVQTFGQRNHVCLKDGSITIPPYAPPQKMQTHLIPQETPRSIFVYFRGLFYDINNDPEGGYYARGARAAVWENFKNNPLFDISTDHPTTYYEDMQRSIFCLCPLGWAPWSPRLVEAVVFGCIPVIIADDIVLPFADAIPWEEIGVFVAEEDVPNLDTILTSIPPEVILRKQRLLANPSMKWAMMFPQPAQPGDAFHQILNGLARKLPHDQSVYMKDDEKVLNWTAGPVGDLKPW; the protein is encoded by the exons ATGAGATCGCAAATGTGGGTTCTTGCTGTTCTTGTTGTTTGTGGTTTTGCTTGTGGAGTTGGAGCTGATCAGACTGTAAGAACAGAGCGGATTTCGG GAAGTGCTGGTGATGTCTTGGAGGATAATCCAGTTGGAAGGTTGAAGGTTTATGTGTATGAGCTACCTAGCAAATACAACAAGAAAATCCTTCAGAAAGACCCGAGATGTCTCAACCATATGTTTGCTGCTGAGATCTATATGCATCGGTTCCTCTTATCCAGCCCAGTTAGAACCCATAATCCGGAGGAAGCAGATTGGTTTTATACTCCTATCTACCCTACTTGTGACCTCACCCCCACTGGCTTGCCATTGCCCTTCAAGTCACCACGGATGATGAGAAGTGCAATACAGCTCATTTCTACAAACTGGCCTTATTGGAATCGAACGGAAGGAGCTAATCACTTCTTTGTTGTTCCCCATGACTTTGGAGCCTGCTTTCATTACCAG GAAGAGAAAGCCATTAAACGGGGGATTCTTCCGTTACTCCAGCGTGCCACCTTAGTTCAGACGTTTGGACAACGGAACCACGTATGCTTGAAGGACGGTTCAATCACAATTCCTCCATATGCTCCACCACAGAAAATGCAGACGCACCTGATTCCCCAAGAAACTCCGCGGTCCATCTTTGTCTACTTCCGTGGTCTATTTTATGACATTAATAATGACCCTGAAGGTGGTTACTATGCAAG AGGTGCAAGGGCAGCTGTTTGGGAAAATTTCAAGAACAATCCACTCTTTGATATCTCCACGGACCATCCAACTACATATTACGAAGACATGCAACGATCTATATTCTGTTTATGTCCTCTTGGTTGGGCCCCTTGGAGTCCAAGGCTAGTTGAAGCAGTGGTGTTTGGCTGCATCCCTGTTATTATAGCCGACGACATTGTTCTGCCCTTTGCTGATGCTATCCCATGGGAAGAAATCGGTGTTTTTGTTGCTGAGGAAGATGTCCCTAACCTGGACACAATCCTCACTTCTATTCCACCAGAAGTAATCTTAAGGAAACAAAGATTGCTGGCGAATCCTTCGATGAAATGGGCGATGATGTTCCCACAACCTGCACAACCAGGGGATGCTTTCCATCAGATACTAAACGGGCTAGCGCGAAAACTGCCCCATGATCAAAGTGTTTACATGAAGGATGATGAAAAGGTTCTGAATTGGACAGCAGGTCCAGTGGGAGACTTGAAACCTTGGTAA
- the LOC126607435 gene encoding uncharacterized protein LOC126607435, translating to MAASVSKLSNPTPASSLSSTFSPRTPQPRCLIRLLTTPGSTFNSKLSSSKLSVRSKPSLRGSLVVSCSQSDGNGSPVKRTYLHDLYEKEGQSPWYDNLCRPVTDLLPLIASGVRGVTSNPAIFQKAISTSNAYNDQFRELVHSGKDIESAYWELVVKDIQDACKLFESIYDQTDAGDGYVSVEVSPRLADDTQGTVDAAKWLHKVVARPNVYIKIPATAPCVPSIKEVIANGISVNVTLIFSLSRYEAVIDAYLDGLEASGLSDLSRVTSVASFFVSRVDTLIDKMLEKIGTPEALDLRGKAAVAQAALAYQLYQKKFSGPRWEALVKKGAKKQRLLWASTSVKNPAYPDTLYVAPLIGPDTVSTMPDQALQAFVDHGTVSRTIDSNVSEAEGIYSALEKLGIDWSYVGNQLELEGVDSFKKSFDSLLDTLQEKANSLKLVSL from the exons ATGGCGGCTTCCGTTTCCAAGCTCTCCAATCCCACCCCTGCTTCCTCCTTGTCCTCCACCTTCAGCCCCAGAACGCCGCAGCCCAGGTGTTTGATCCGCCTCCTCACCACCCCGGGCTCCACCTTCAACTCCAAACTCTCCTCCTCCAAGCTCTCCGTGCGAAGCAAGCCCTCTCTCCGGGGCTCTCTGGT GGTGAGTTGTTCTCAGAGTGATGGAAATGGAAGTCCGGTGAAGAGAACGTATCTGCATGATCTGTACGAGAAGGAAGGGCAGAGTCCGTGGTATGATAACCTTTGCCGGCCCGTGACGGATCTGCTTCCGCTCATCGCAAGCGGGGTTCGAGGTGTAACCAGTAACCCAGCG ATTTTCCAGAAAGCAATCTCAACTTCAAATGCTTACAACGATCAATTCAG GGAACTTGTACATTCAGGAAAAGACATTGAAAGTGCATACTGGGAACTGGTGGTGAAGGACATTCAAGATGCTTGCAAACTTTTTGAGTCAATCTATGATCAAACTGATGCTGGTGATGGTTATGTTTCTGTTGAAGTTTCTCCCAGACTTGCTGATGACACTCAAGGGACTGTCGATGCTGCAAAATGGCTGCATAAAGTAGTTGCCCGTCCTAATGTCTACATAAAAATTCCTGCAACTGCTCCATGCGTTCCTTCAATTAAGGAAGTTATTGCAAATGGCATAAGTGTCAATGTGACT CTTATATTCTCACTCAGTAGATATGAGGCGGTGATTGATGCTTACTTGGATGGCCTTGAGGCTTCTGGACTAAGTGACCTTTCCAGAGTCACAAGTGTTGCTTCCTTCTTTGTCAGTAGGGTGGACACCCTCATTGACAAGATGCTTGAAAAGATTGGAACTCCAGAGGCCCTTGACCTTCGAGGAAAG GCTGCAGTAGCTCAAGCTGCTTTGGCATACCAACTCTACCAGAAGAAATTCTCTGGCCCTAGATGGGAGGCGTTGGTGAAAAAAGGTGCTAAGAAGCAGAGGCTGCTTTGGGCCTCAACTAGCGTCAAGAATCCTGCCTACCCCGATACTTTATATGTTGCTCCTCTCATAGGCCCTGACACG GTTTCAACCATGCCAGACCAAGCTCTCCAAGCATTTGTCGACCACGGCACAGTTTCAAGGACAATTGATTCAAATGTATCCGAGGCTGAAGGCATATACAGTGCACTGGAGAAGTTAGGCATCGACTGGAGCTATGTTGGGAACCAACTCGAACTTGAGGGAGTGGATTCTTTCAAGAAGAGTTTCGACAGCCTGCTAGACACCCTGCAAGAGAAGGCCAACTCTCTTAAATTGGTTAGTCTGTAA
- the LOC126607438 gene encoding peptidyl-prolyl cis-trans isomerase FKBP19, chloroplastic — protein sequence MSSISAVRSPPRPPSSPVGKSSTPIRGFVLTFPSMRQRRRGPQSHLLPEAEKFSDSGAGGGSILIERRSVVFSSVGMVAAAFCNASKDVIALASQFTDMPALRGKDYGKSKMSYPDYTETESGLQYKDLRVGDGPKPKVGETVVVDWDGYTIGYYGRIFEARNKTKGGSFEGDDKAFFKFRVGSQEVIPAFEESITGMALGGIRRIIVPPELGYPDNDYNKSGPRPTTFSGQRALDFVLRNQGLIDKTLLFDIELIKIIPN from the exons ATGTCTTCAATCTCAGCCGTCCGGTCTCCACCGCGGCCTCCGTCCTCACCCGTCGGAAAATCTTCAACCCCGATACGTGGTTTCGTGCTAACCTTCCCTTCTATGCGCCAGAGACGCCGCGGACCCCAATCTCATCTTCTTCCTGAAGCGGAGAAGTTTTCCGATTCAGGTGCAGGCG GTGGAAGCATTCTTATCGAGCGAAGAAGTGTTGTGTTTTCATCGGTTGGCATGGTGGCTGCAGCTTTCTGTAATGCTTCAAAGGACGTAATTGCCCTCGCGTCTCAGTTTACTGACA TGCCAGCACTTAGGGGGAAGGACTATGGCAAGTCGAAAATGAGTTATCCGGACTATACGGAAACTGAATCAGGTCTTCAGTACAAG GACTTGCGAGTAGGAGATGGCCCCAAACCGAAGGTGGGAGAGACCGTTGTG GTTGATTGGGATGGATACACCATAGGATATTATGGACGTATCTTTGAAGCTCGAAATAAAACAAAGGGCGGTTCATTTGAG GGTGATGACAAGGCCTTTTTCAAATTCAGGGTAGGATCTCAAGAG GTAATACCAGCTTTTGAGGAATCCATTACAGGCATGGCTCTTGGAGGCATTAGAAG GATCATAGTGCCCCCGGAATTGGGATATCCAGACAATGACTACAACAAGAGTGGCCCAAGGCCGACAACATTTTCG GGCCAACGAGCCTTGGATTTCGTGCTGAGGAACCAAGGGCTGATCGACAAGACTCTTCTGTTCGATATTGAGCTCATCAAGATCATACCAAACTGA
- the LOC126607434 gene encoding sterol 14-demethylase-like, whose translation MVTMDMDNKLFSVGLMILATLVVAKLISALIMSRSGKRLPPVVNTWPVLGGLLRFLKGPIIMLREEYPKLGSVFTLNLLNKKITFLIGPEVSAHFFKASEADLSQQEVYQFNVPTFGPGVVFDVDYTVRQEQFRFFTEALRVNKLKGYVDQMVTEAEDYFSKWGDSGEVDLKYELEHLIILTASRCLLGREVRNKLFDDVSALFHDLDNGMLPISVIFPYLPIPAHRRRDQARKKLSDIFAEIINSRKRAAQSENDMLQCFIDSKYKNGRPTTESEVTGLLIAALFAGQHTSSITSTWTGAYLLRHKEFLSAVSEEQKNIMKKHGKKVDHDILAEMDVLYRCIKEALRLHPPLIILLRSSHSDFSVKTREGKEYDIPKGHIVAASPSFANRLPHIYKEPDTYDPDRFAAGREEDKSAGAFSYISFGGGRHGCLGEPFAYLQIKAIWSHLLRNFELELVSPFPETDWNAMVVGVKGKVMVRYKRRELSVE comes from the exons ATGGTGACAATGGATATGGATAACAAGCTTTTCAGTGTGGGGCTGATGATTTTGGCCACTCTGGTGGTGGCCAAGCTGATCTCAGCGCTTATAATGTCTCGATCCGGGAAGCGTCTTCCTCCGGTGGTGAATACGTGGCCTGTGTTGGGAGGACTGCTCCGGTTCTTGAAAGGCCCCATTATCATGCTTCGTGAAGAGTACCCGAAGCTCGGGAGTGTGTTCACATTGAATCTGCTTAACAAGAAGATCACTTTCTTGATTGGTCCTGAGGTTTCTGCCCACTTCTTCAAGGCCTCGGAGGCTGATCTTAGCCAGCAGGAGGTATACCAGTTCAATGTGCCCACTTTCGGCCCTGGAGTTGTGTTCGATGTGGATTACACGGTGAGACAGGAGCAGTTTAGGTTCTTCACGGAGGCTCTCAGGGTAAATAAGCTTAAGGGATATGTGGATCAGATGGTTACAGAAGCAGAG GATTACTTTTCCAAGTGGGGAGACAGTGGCGAGGTGGACTTAAAATATGAGCTGGAGCATCTGATCATATTGACCGCCAGCAGATGCCTTTTGGGTCGTGAAGTTCGTAATAAGCTCTTTGATGATGTTTCCGCATTGTTCCATGACCTTGACAATGGCATGCTTCCTATCAGTGTCATCTTCCCATACCTTCCCATCCCAGCTCACCGCCGCCGTGACCAGGCCCGAAAGAAGCTTTCAGATATCTTTGCAGAGATCATAAATTCCCGTAAGCGTGCTGCACAGTCTGAGAATGACATGTTGCAATGCTTCATTGACTCAAAGTACAAAAATGGCCGACCAACAACTGAATCTGAGGTCACTGGCTTGCTCATTGCTGCTCTCTTTGCTGGGCAACACACTAGCTCTATCACTTCCACTTGGACCGGGGCCTATCTCCTCCGTCACAAGGAGTTCTTATCTGCTGTGTCAGAGGAGCAGAAAAACATAATGAAAAAGCATGGAAAGAAGGTTGATCATGATATACTGGCAGAGATGGATGTTCTGTATCGTTGCATCAAGGAAGCTCTCAGATTGCACCCTCCACTGATCATTCTGCTGCGAAGCTCGCATAGTGATTTCAGCGTAAAAACCCGCGAGGGGAAGGAGTATGATATCCCGAAGGGGCACATAGTAGCCGCGTCACCATCTTTTGCCAACCGGCTTCCTCATATTTACAAGGAGCCAGACACCTACGATCCTGATAGATTTGCTGCTGGGAGAGAAGAAGACAAGTCAGCAGGGGCATTCTCATACATCTCGTTTGGAGGTGGCAGGCATGGATGCCTTGGTGAGCCTTTTGCATACCTGCAAATAAAGGCTATATGGAGCCACCTGCTAAGAAATTTTGAACTGGAGCTGGTATCGCCATTTCCCGAGACGGATTGGAATGCCATGGTTGTGGGTGTGAAAGGAAAGGTGATGGTGCGGTACAAGCGTCGGGAGCTTTCAGTTGAATAA